In Luteipulveratus mongoliensis, the DNA window AAGGCCCGACGGCCGGCAACCTTCCCGCGCACGACCTCCACCCAGTCCACGCCCGAGCCCGCACCTGCGGAGTACAGCTGGGCCAGCGCCTCCGCGCCCTGCCACGCACGAGCCTCCTCGGCCTTTCGGGTCAGCGCCCACGCCTCAACAGCAGAGCGAGGCGACTGCGCCGACAGCACTCCTCCGCGCACGAGGACCAGACCGACCCGCTCCAGATCGGCCACCAGCCCGTCGGCCGCGCCTTCGTCCAGGTCGAGCCGGTCAGCCAGCTCGCTCAGCGACATGTCCCCACCGGCGAGCAGCGCCAGGTACATCGCCTCGGCGTCCGCGGAGACCAGATCCCTCAGGTGCGCGGTCATGGGCGAATCGTGCCACGCCTCAACTCGGTGCGCGCCCTACCGGGCGTTGAGGAAGTTGCGGACCTCGTTCCGGGCCGTGGGGTTGGTCGGTGAACCCTGCACCGAGTGACCGATGCCGTCGATGACGACGACCTTGCCGCGCGGCGCGTACCGCTTCTCCTCGTAGGCCCACTCGACCGGGCAGAACAGGTCGTTGCGACCGTGCACGATGAGCGTCGGCGGACGAAGCGTCTGCGCCCTGGGCTGCTCCGAAGGTCGCGAGACCGGCCAGTTGAGGCAACCCTCGACGGGCGCCAGCGCGCGGGCGGTCGCCTTGTCGTACGGGTAGAGGTCCTTCGAGTTGAGTCGCTGGACTGCACGGTCCAGGGGAGCCTGCCGCCGGGCCACGGGCGTGGCCGAGTCGCCCCAAGGGAAGCGCAGGTCGGCACAGAGCGTCGCCATGTGGAGACCGGCTGACATCTGATCGTGCGGAGCGCCGACGCTGCTCGTCTGCTCGAGGAGATTCTTGAGCGGAGCGGTGTCGCCGGTGCGCGCCTTGTGCAGCACACCGGGGATGCCTTCGAAGGTCGGGTTCACCGAGCTCAGACTCATCACACCCAGCGCGTCCAACAGCTCAGTGCCGTTGATGCGCTGCCCGTCGATCTCGCCGTGCCGGACGAGCCAGGCCAGGTCGGCGACGGGGTCGGTCGTGCACGTCGTGCTCTTTCGACAGGTGTCGGTGAGGACCCGCTTGGTCGCCGCCATGCCGTCGGCGCTGAACGGGTCGAAGCCACGGTGTGGGACCACTGAGTCCAGCACGAGTGCCGACACGCGGCTCGGGTATCGGAGTGTGTAGTGCTCCGCGGTGTACGTGCCGTACGAGACACCGTCGACCGCCATCCGACGTACGCCCAGGGCGCGTCTGAGCAGCTCGAGATCGTTCACCGTGTCGGGTGTGCGGTAGAAGTTGCGCGTCCGGCCGATCTGCGTCGCGCAGGAGATCACGTCCTCGCGCTTCGGCGTCAGGAAGTCCGAGCCACCAGTCGCCGCCTGGAGGTCGGCGCAGTTGATGCCGTCGGGTCCCGTGCCGCGCTGGTCGATCATGACCATCCGGTAGTCCTGGAGCACCTTCGGGTCGAAGTACGTCCGCACGCGGTTCACGAGGGACACGCCGGGCTGCCCCGGTCCTCCGGACAGGACGAGGAGTACGCCGCGGGGTGCGTTCACGTTGTTCGCCGCCGCGACCTTGAGGTCCAGGCTTCCCGGCGTCCGCCGACCGTGGTCAAGCGGCACGCGCAACGTGGAGCAGCTGAAGCCCTCGATGCCAGCGCACGGCGCCTGACCCTCGAGAACAGGGCCGCTCGCGGCGGCCGGAGTGGCCGCCGTCCGACCAGGGCTAGGCGTCGCGGCGCACGCCATCCCGCCTGCCAGGTTCAGCGGGACGGCAAGGGCGGCGGCGATGACGGTACGACGTCGCATGACTCTCCTCTGGTCGAGACGGGATCTCGATCAGGTTGCGAGAGGAGTGAACCGTCGCGCAAAGACCTTCGGCCGTGGCCGAATGTCGGTGTGATGCGCCTCGAGCTGAGCGCCGATGACCTGGCACGCACGCGTGTCGGTGGTCCTCTGGGTCCGTTCGCGGAGACGTTGCTCGGCGTAGCCTCGTTGCGGATGGCCGAGCCCCCTCAGGTGGCGCTCCCGTGGCGCACGCTCGCGCGTAGTCCGCTGGCGCACCCGACACGCGACCTCGCTCGGTTCATGTGCCCGGTGCCGACGGTGCAGCTCGACACGTTCAGCTGCGCCCAGCCTGCGTCCGACGTGGAGGCAGGTGCACAGGCCTGGTTGCACATCCCGAGGAGCCGGCTGCTCGACGAGATCGAGGCGACGGGGTGCCGCGCCGACCCGTCAGCGACGTGGATGGCGGGCCTCGAGCGCGCCAGCCGGCCTGCACGCCAACGCGTCACCGATCTCGTACGCCGTGTGCACGACATGGCGGTCGGCCCCCACTGGGCTGCGATCAGGACAGCCTTGGAGGTCGAGCGGCTCAGACTCCAACGCCTCATGCTGACCGGCGGGCTCGGCGCACTGCTGGCCGACATCCATCCTCAGGCGAGGTGGCGAGCGCCTTACCTGGAGCTGCCCACGGCGGGCCGATGGGCAAGGACGCCTCTTGAGGTTCCATTGCGGGGCCACGGGCTGACGATCGTGCCGTCGGCGTTCTGCGCGGTCGGCCCGATGCCCTTCTTCCCTCACACCGGCGAGCCGACGCTTCTCCTCTACCCAGCCCTGCGACAGGCACACAACGCGGGCCTGTGGGCTAGGTCCGCGCAGACGGCGGCTCACCCGTCCTCGGCCCTGGCTGCCGTGATGGGACGCACCCGTTCGGCTGCCCTCACCGCGATCGGCGAGGGATGTACGACCACCGAGCTGGCCGAACGGATCGACGTCTCGACGAGCTCGGCCAGTGAGCATGCGGCGGCCCTACGAGCGGCAGGTCTCATCCACAGCGTGCGCGACCGAAATCGCATGGTGCACAACGTGACTCGCCTCGGCCAAGACCTCCTGGACGGCGCTCGCTGAGCGACGTCTGGTCTCGATACCGGCTCGCCTAGCGGCTCGCCCTACTCGACCGGCGACAGGAGCGGTGTGGCTGAGCCACTGACCGTGATGCCGCCGGATGCCGGGATCGACACCGCCAGGATGCTCGGTCGGCCGACGTGCTTGCCCTGCTTGATGGTGATCGCACCGGGCACCGGAACAGCGCCCTGCGAGCGCAGGTAGGCGCCCGTCGCGGCCGCGGCCGCACCGGTCGCCGGATCCTCGGCAACGGTGCCGACCGGGAACGGGTTGCGCGCCTCCCACTCGGCCTCGGAGGCCTGCCACAGCACGGCCACGGTCACCCAGCCGTGCTGGTCCTGCAGCGCGCGCATTGCGGCTGGTTCGAACGAGAACCCGTCGAAGGTCGCCCGCTCGGCCAGCGGCACGATGGGGTGGGTGGCGCCCGCGTATGCCAGTCGTGGAGGCAGGTCTTCACGCAGGTCCTCGCGAGTGAGGCCGAGTACGTCGAGCAGCTGATCGAGCACCTTCGGATCCAGATCGGACACTCGCGGTTCGACGCTGGTGAACGACGCCTGGATCACGCCGTCGCGCTCGGAGGTCTCGATGTCCACCGGGCCGGACTTGGTGTTGAAGTGCAGCGGCCCCGTGCCCAGTCGACCCGCCAGCACGGCCGCCGCCGCGATCGTCGCGTGCCCGCAGAACGGCACCTCGGACAGAGGTGAGAAGTACCTGATCGTGAGCTGCCGGTCTTCGCCGGGCGGCTCGACGACGAAGGCGCTCTCCGGGTGGCCAAGCCGGGTCGCGGTCTCCTGCATCTGGGCGTCCGTCCACGCACTGGCATCGAGGACGACACCGGCAAAGTTGCCCCCGCCGGGCTCGGCCGCGAAGGCCGCCATCTCGAGCACCTCGTCGGTCAGCACCTCGGGAGTGCTCACGACGAAATCGCTTGCAGCGCCTCAGGAGTCACCGGGTCGACGATGTCGCCGTACTCCTGGTGCTTCTTGACGAAGGCTGCGACGTAGGGGCAGACCGGGACGACTCGTAGGCCCTCGGTACGGGTGTCGTCGAGCGCGAAAGTGACGAGCTTCGACGCGAGGCCCTGACCGGCGTACGCGTCATCGACGACGGTATGGAAGAAGATCCGCTGGCCACTGTGGTCGACGTACTGCGCGAAGCCCGCGACGGAGTCGCCGACACTGATCTCGTAGCGGTCGCCTGCTGAGCCCTTGGCGACGGCGACGTTGTCCTCGGTCATGCCTCGAACGTACGTCACGTCTGCAGGAACGGGTCGGCGGACACAGCAGGTCAGGCGCGGTGAGCCAGGCGATGCTCGAGACCGTCGAGCATGCTCTCCAGCCCGAACACGAACGAATCCGACTGCAGCTGCTCGATGTCGATCGATGCGCGACGGGCTACGGCATCGCGCATCGCGGGGTACTCGTTCGTGACCGACATGACGTCCTCGTACATCCGGTCCGCCCACTCCTCGGTCGATCGGCCCGAGCTGCGGACCGCCCCTCTCCAGGCGACCTCGGCAGTGGTGATGCCGAAGACGTAGGCGAACACGCTGCTCAGCGCCTTGTCGATCTCCAGCCCCTCGAACCCGGCCGCCTCGAAGAGCCTGAGCCCGCCCGCGCCGCTCGTCATCGCGTTGGGGCCGACGTTGGCCCGACCGAAGATGGCGCTGGGGACCCAGGGGTGGCGCAGGACCATCGAGCGCAGGCTGTGCGCCAGCAGCGTCACGCCGCCTCGCCACCCGGCCAGGTCGGGCTCCGGGACGTCAACCTCGCCGTAGATCTCGTCGATGACCAGGTCGAGCAGATCGTCCTTCGTCGACACGTGCCAGTAAAGGCTCGTCGTGCCCGACTCGAGTCGGCCGGCGAGCTTGCGCATGCTCAGCCCGGCGAGACCCTCCTCGTCGAGCAGCTTCACCGCGGCCCGCACGATCTGCTCGCGGCTGAGCGTCTCGCGAGGTGAGGACGAGGGCGCGGAGCGGGTCCAGATCGAGCCTTCCATGGCGTGAGCGTATCTCTACTCGCACACTGTACGAGTCCACTGGTACGGTGTTCGAGTGACTAGTACAGCGTTCGAGTCCGCACCGGACACCGCCCACCCCCGCCGCTGGTGGATCCTCTTCGTGCTCTGCCTGAGCCTTCTCGTCCTCGTCGTCGACAACACCGTTCTCAACCTGGCCATCCCGTCGCTGATGCGCGATCTCGGGGCCTCGCCGGCCGATGTGCAGTGGATCATCGACGCCTACATCCTCGCGTTCGCCGGGCTGCTGCTGACGGCCGGCAGCCTGTCCGACCGCTTCGGCCGCAAGCGCATGCTGATCATCGGCCTGGCGTTCTTCGGCGTCGCGTCACTGCTCGCCACGCTCGCCCATGAGCCGTGGCAGCTCATCGCCTGCCGCGCCCTCATGGGCGTCGGCGGCTCGTGCCTGATGCCGAGCACGCTCTCTCTGCTGTTCACCGTGTTCCCCCCCGAGGAGCAGCGCAAGGCAATGGCGGGCTGGTCGACGGTCGCCATGGTCGGCGTCATCGCCGGTCCCACGGTCGGCGGCTTCTTGCTCAACCACTACTGGTGGGGCTCGGTCTTCCTGATCAACGTGCCGATCACGATCGCGGGCATCATCGCGGCGGTCGTGCTCATCCCGGAGTCGCGCGGTCCGGCCCGTCCGGTCGACCCGATCGGCGCGGTGCTGTCGATCGTCGGCATGGTCGGCGTCGTCGGTGCGGTGATCTCCATCCCGGCCGACGGGTTCACCTCGGCCACGGTGATCATCGCCTTCGCCATCGGCCTCCTCGGGCTCCTCGCGTTCGCGCGGTGGGAGCGGCACAGTGCCCACCCGATGGTGCCGCTGGCGCTGTTCAAGGACCGCCGGTTCTCCGGCACGAGCGCCTCGATCGTGCTGCTGTCCTTCACCGCCGGCGGTCTGCTGCTCGCGCTGACGCAGTACCTCCAGCTCGTCCTCGGCTACGGACCGCTCAAGGCCGGCCTCGCCCTCATCCCGTACGCCGTCGCCGCCGCACTCTTCAACGGCATCGGCGCGACGCTCGGCAAGAAGATCTCCGACCGCACGTTGATCGCAGCGGGCCTCGCGATCGTCGCGCTCGGGTTCGGCCTGCTGTCACGCGTGAGCGAATCGAGCTCGTACGTCGAGCTCATCGCCGGCCTGCTCGTCATGGGGATCGGTGGTGGAGTCGCCGGCCCGGCGGCGTACACGCTCCTCATGCAGTCCGTGCCGGCCGAGCACCGAGGCGTCGGCTCGGCGATGAACGACACGGTCCAGCAGACCGGCGCCGCGCTCTCGGTGGCGGTGCTCGGCAGCGTCCTGACGGCGGCGTACTCCTCGTCCTTGCCGGATGCCGTGCCCGACAAGGCACGCGACTCCATCGCCGAAACCCTTGCGCTGGGACCGCAGTTCGCCGCCGCGGCAAAGCATGCGTTCGCCGACGCGATGTCGATCGCCATGGTGAGCGGACTCGTCGGTGCCCTGGCCGGAGCGGTCGTCGCGCTGGTCGTGATTCCGCGAGGCAGCCGTACGACTCCGCCTGAGGAATCCGTCGACGCGGAGTCGGTCGCCTCGACCGCCTGACCCGCTCCGCCGTACGCCGGCCGCCCCGCTGCTCACCGCCTGTGAGCAGCGGGGCGGCCGCGTTGTCGGGCCAACTCGTTGACGCCAGAGACGCCATCCATCTAATGTACTAGTTACCTAGATGAATGGAGGGACTCATGATCGAGTTCCATCTGACCGACAGGTCGGGCGTCTCGCCGTACCAGCAGCTGGTGCAACAGGTGCGCAACGCCC includes these proteins:
- a CDS encoding alpha/beta fold hydrolase produces the protein MRRRTVIAAALAVPLNLAGGMACAATPSPGRTAATPAAASGPVLEGQAPCAGIEGFSCSTLRVPLDHGRRTPGSLDLKVAAANNVNAPRGVLLVLSGGPGQPGVSLVNRVRTYFDPKVLQDYRMVMIDQRGTGPDGINCADLQAATGGSDFLTPKREDVISCATQIGRTRNFYRTPDTVNDLELLRRALGVRRMAVDGVSYGTYTAEHYTLRYPSRVSALVLDSVVPHRGFDPFSADGMAATKRVLTDTCRKSTTCTTDPVADLAWLVRHGEIDGQRINGTELLDALGVMSLSSVNPTFEGIPGVLHKARTGDTAPLKNLLEQTSSVGAPHDQMSAGLHMATLCADLRFPWGDSATPVARRQAPLDRAVQRLNSKDLYPYDKATARALAPVEGCLNWPVSRPSEQPRAQTLRPPTLIVHGRNDLFCPVEWAYEEKRYAPRGKVVVIDGIGHSVQGSPTNPTARNEVRNFLNAR
- a CDS encoding winged helix-turn-helix domain-containing protein — protein: MRLELSADDLARTRVGGPLGPFAETLLGVASLRMAEPPQVALPWRTLARSPLAHPTRDLARFMCPVPTVQLDTFSCAQPASDVEAGAQAWLHIPRSRLLDEIEATGCRADPSATWMAGLERASRPARQRVTDLVRRVHDMAVGPHWAAIRTALEVERLRLQRLMLTGGLGALLADIHPQARWRAPYLELPTAGRWARTPLEVPLRGHGLTIVPSAFCAVGPMPFFPHTGEPTLLLYPALRQAHNAGLWARSAQTAAHPSSALAAVMGRTRSAALTAIGEGCTTTELAERIDVSTSSASEHAAALRAAGLIHSVRDRNRMVHNVTRLGQDLLDGAR
- a CDS encoding PhzF family phenazine biosynthesis protein, which produces MSTPEVLTDEVLEMAAFAAEPGGGNFAGVVLDASAWTDAQMQETATRLGHPESAFVVEPPGEDRQLTIRYFSPLSEVPFCGHATIAAAAVLAGRLGTGPLHFNTKSGPVDIETSERDGVIQASFTSVEPRVSDLDPKVLDQLLDVLGLTREDLREDLPPRLAYAGATHPIVPLAERATFDGFSFEPAAMRALQDQHGWVTVAVLWQASEAEWEARNPFPVGTVAEDPATGAAAAATGAYLRSQGAVPVPGAITIKQGKHVGRPSILAVSIPASGGITVSGSATPLLSPVE
- a CDS encoding GNAT family N-acetyltransferase; the protein is MTEDNVAVAKGSAGDRYEISVGDSVAGFAQYVDHSGQRIFFHTVVDDAYAGQGLASKLVTFALDDTRTEGLRVVPVCPYVAAFVKKHQEYGDIVDPVTPEALQAISS
- a CDS encoding TetR/AcrR family transcriptional regulator; the protein is MEGSIWTRSAPSSSPRETLSREQIVRAAVKLLDEEGLAGLSMRKLAGRLESGTTSLYWHVSTKDDLLDLVIDEIYGEVDVPEPDLAGWRGGVTLLAHSLRSMVLRHPWVPSAIFGRANVGPNAMTSGAGGLRLFEAAGFEGLEIDKALSSVFAYVFGITTAEVAWRGAVRSSGRSTEEWADRMYEDVMSVTNEYPAMRDAVARRASIDIEQLQSDSFVFGLESMLDGLEHRLAHRA
- a CDS encoding MFS transporter, with the translated sequence MTSTAFESAPDTAHPRRWWILFVLCLSLLVLVVDNTVLNLAIPSLMRDLGASPADVQWIIDAYILAFAGLLLTAGSLSDRFGRKRMLIIGLAFFGVASLLATLAHEPWQLIACRALMGVGGSCLMPSTLSLLFTVFPPEEQRKAMAGWSTVAMVGVIAGPTVGGFLLNHYWWGSVFLINVPITIAGIIAAVVLIPESRGPARPVDPIGAVLSIVGMVGVVGAVISIPADGFTSATVIIAFAIGLLGLLAFARWERHSAHPMVPLALFKDRRFSGTSASIVLLSFTAGGLLLALTQYLQLVLGYGPLKAGLALIPYAVAAALFNGIGATLGKKISDRTLIAAGLAIVALGFGLLSRVSESSSYVELIAGLLVMGIGGGVAGPAAYTLLMQSVPAEHRGVGSAMNDTVQQTGAALSVAVLGSVLTAAYSSSLPDAVPDKARDSIAETLALGPQFAAAAKHAFADAMSIAMVSGLVGALAGAVVALVVIPRGSRTTPPEESVDAESVASTA